The region GCAAATAAACAGCCCCGGACAGCTAACAGTGCCGTAACCGGTGCCGACGATTTTCCTTTCTCCTACACAACAATTCCTACCAAACTCCCATCCCAAAACACCATCTCACTCCTGCTTAAGACGCTAAAAAGAGTCATAGGCCTATACCTAAGATTAACTCTTAACCTCACCAAAATCTCTCATACACAGCAAGCTTCCGCACATTTCCGAAGGAGATTTCAACAACGTTCTCCCGAACACCATAACCAGCACCCTGAGGACTCTTGGGGTAGATCCCCTGGTGGGACTCATTGACCAGCTGCTAACCTGCAGAACAGTGATGTCCTCACTAGGTACATCTTCCTTAAGAAGGACCGTCAGTAGAGGCACACCGCAAGCTGTCAAGCCGATTCTATGCAAGATGAAAGAGGATGGCTGCAGAATAGTGGCATACGCGGACGCGATCCTCTTCACAAGAAAATACCTTCAGACGCTTTGTGGTCTTATGAACACAAAATTGCGAACCCTAGCCCAATTGGAAAAACAGTAACAAGCAAAAGTAGCGGCTATCAGGCTAAGGGAAACCCACACAACCCagaaacagacggacatacttacatcgactcaggaggtgattaaaaataaatattgcaagtacaaaaatatatgaatggatatgaatatacaaaatattaacatgataatattattatttctgctctgtgagaaaataaatatgacattaaaatatcatatatgtatataaaatgaaaaaaaacttttttcatcaaagtataagttTTTAATATACGGACGACGGAAGCTTTAATAAGCTATCGGGAGCTATCGGGAACATTGAAGGTATTATTTTTCGTCTGATTAATTTTACTAAACACTAATACTAATTCTCTTGAATACGAGTCGATTGGTGACTGAACTATCCCAATCAAACATTCTGgtcaaaactaaaaaaaaaatgccctATTTTTATATCATTGCAGACTATTACGATTCTAGTCAGAAGTGTTCAACTTTGAAAAGGACCCTATACACTAATACAAACCTGTCCGTCTATCGCTCTGTCTGCCTATTTGTTTCTGCTCGaactagtctcttagttttaaagctatctattttaaacttttcacacatccttctttattttgcacgcagtatataagtcgaccGAGCCAAGATAAGTTGACTATATTCTATACCAGCTATATAAGTGAAAGTTAAAAAATGCGACAACTTTGATATTATTGAAGATAGAAGTTTGAGACTTTACCAACATTTTTagaatataaaaacaaatagaagaatataaaaaatattcttattcggcacgtgccaaagaaaaaacacaagaaaaacacaaaatgaTGTCAGATACGAGCCGAAtgggaatattttttatgtgcaattttgtacacctatatagtattttcgtcaccaaaattgatattttGGGCTTGGCATTCAGGTTCGTCACCGATATTTTACCGCGTTAAGAGGTATATGATATTAGTGGATTTATTGTATAAAAAGATTTCAAGTACTTAAAAAAGCacaaatctatatatataaaagaaagtcgTGTTAGTTACACCACTTATAACTCAAGAACGGCAGAACAGATTTGgctgaaaattggtagggaggtagcttagagccaggagacggacataggatactttttatcccgttcgacagcgttcccgTGTGACTTGACATAAAACGTCAGTCAATATAAAACGTggtataacaaaaaagaatcagAGTTGGAATAACAAAACGCAAATGACAGCTATGTAATTGACGTTATTATGGAAGCAGCAGAAAGGCGTGGAGTCCGGCTTGAAGATCAACAGTAATAGATTCAATTCGCTCGCAAAGACATGAACACGATAGGGCAAGGTCTGTTGAATTTCGTGCACAGATAAAAGTAGATCGAAATCAGCAATTTCTTGCATTTCGATATGATCCAGCTGTTGATTATAGCTCCAGTCGCCATGTCGTCATTGGCTCAATAGGTTCAATAATGAAACGAAAGAAATGTGTTGTTTTGGCTGAAAAATCAAATTATGTCAACTTGAAGCACCACCAGAGCCACTGCGAACTCTGCTTGCTGGATCCACTGCTGAATCGAAGCATTTCCTATTAAATATTAGGAAATATAAttcttgcttccaaatgacgtcatttggttCGTAACTTGTAACTGACGAATTCATGCCaactttcaaaatcaaagggCAAATATATCACAAAGCTGGCGCCATGCTCCCGTTCCCAGACAGTGAACATAAATTTCTTCAAATGTATTTCAACATCAGGTATGGGAAAAGAACTGCGAGCATGTAAACTCATTGTTTGGGATGAATGTACCAAGGCACACAAAAAAGCGTGTCTGCCATGTTCTTCATTTCATGATCGTTCAACCACAATACGCCACAAAGAAGCGTGGCAGGGTACAGCTAGTAATATACAGAATATTGAAGTAACCctcctctggacaggcgattcccACGGTTTAATGTTAAATGTAAGATAAAATCTGTAAAGTTTACACTAAATTTAAGATGCTAAACGATTGAGTCAACAATCAACTTTTTGTTAAGAGCTTTACCGACCAAAGCATGCATGGTCGAGTTAGCTAGGTAGTCGAGCATGCTTTCTACAACACGTCGTACTAGAACTCTCGAGTCCACCAAGGATCAAATGAAAAATTatgcttttgtttttcgttcTTTTTTGcgctatttttaaatatgaaatcACAAGTCAATATCTTTAACAATAAGCAGCTAAACTTAATCTGCCTGCTAGCTCTATGCAAAATCGTTACTGTAACTTTTATAATCTCCTAGTAAAATGCATAGAAAGAGGCAGATCAAACAGACGGACAAATGGTCAGACGGTCATGCTTTGTTTTAATCAACTCATCGTTCTGATCAATACATACAGTACATAAAATGATACATAAACTTTATAGAGTGGGATAGgttaatatatacatatatacccTAAAAGGGTTTTacatatgcaaaaaaagagatttatgcaaaaaaaatggcaccccaaaacaaaaaaaaggaagtaTCTTTTAGGCAAAAAATatactattaaaaaaattttacagaACTATATGAATAAATAGTTAACCACAAATCGATTCGCGTTAAAATTCTCATTTAATGGCACGTGGAAATTTTACTAATaccacaggccaacagcaaaaaatctccacgcataatttcacctgcttcaTAACCTTTATGCCTTTATgcgaaccaaagtccagaacgaccataggttccatcacccacagtttccgcggtacatataagagaagaaatttattaaattttaccatatattgaattatgtagacCAAGTAATTgcgttgaccatcattgttgATATTGTATAACAATATCAAGTTatgcatatatacatacatactgCCTGCAATACGTTTTTGCTTAAGCAACCCTAAACTTACGGTACGTTTGCATAGGACCGAGATTGGGAAATGATTCTGATTTAGATATTTCACTTAACCTCATTTTTATGGGGTAAATATAACATAAATTAGTATTTATAAATTAGTATAACGAAGAGCGCTTTCATTAACTTTGCCAGCTGATAAGTTTAAAAGCAGtaaataaatttgtatgtacatatattacTTCTTTCAAACACTCTGTTCCATCTTCATCTGACTCCGTTTCAGTAGGCATTTCATGTTCATCTACTTTAGTAACCTcaactaattttttttcttcatcaGAAGCCTTTCCAAGTAGAGATGTTGTATTACCAGAGGATGAATTATTTTCATTATCCGATCCCAACGATGAATCGATTTTTGAATTATTGTTTTCAATGCGTGTTGAAGAGGTTTCTTTGATATTATTGATTTGGGGCTCTTCTGATAATTGAATGGTATCAGTATCAACCGTCAAAATATTTTCGAGTGGTTTTATAATTAGTTCATCTGTGGTTTTGAGTTCAGTGTCATTTTTTAATGTGTTATATTCATCACTAGTAATGTCTTTTGTAATATTGGCGTCATTGTCCAGGGTTGAATTTGGCGAGTGAATGCAAGCTTCCTTTAGGTGGTGGAAGGAGtcaacaaatatatatttattatctaTTATGAATACTTTTATCTGATTTTAATCTTAATATCATAAAAGTATACAAAAATTGTTGgttacatatacatatacatacaatATATGTAttcatatatacataaataaaataatatggattggtttctttttcttgaaaataaaaattcttacCAGAACTTCAGAGGTGGAATCCATTTCAATAACCAATAAGAACTGTTGATGTATCTAATGGAATAAgttgaatatataaattcaCATAAGTATATATGAATGTTTTGTACAATAAGTATCTGCAAGttgatattgaaaatatattcatattagagtaaataaaaaaagaaacgcAACTTAAAATTGCACACACTTATTGATCAGCTATTATTGATTTATTATGTAATAAGGAATATACTTTCTTGtggtttaaattattttttatttattttattttttatcattgGCATTGGGTTTTTTACATACGTATGAGGAAATACCGTTTGATTTATAAGAAGTCTAAATTCGCCGGAGACTAAAAATTTTAGCGTCAAACAATGATGAACAATCAGAAAATTGTACGATAATAAAGTCAAATTCTGTCCTGACCAAAATAATGACCTCGCATGAACAAGAGTATATTCAATACATATATGCtgtatttttcaatattatgaCATCAAGATAGCTTCCACAATCTCCACACATTgtctatttttataaaattaaaatgagaaacacatatgtttatatataCTCAAAATCCACAAATAAATACTtaaatgtatatacatatgtacacaCATATCTACTATATATGGTGTCACCAGTAAAATTTTCTTTCAATAGTAAGATGTGtcttattattataaaatatatacattaaGTAAAGCTTTTTCTTAAAAACATTGAAGAATTTaatgtttcttttttggtgTCGCTGACGTGGAGTATTTACAATGGGAATATTTACAATGAATTTTATCGAAACTAATGCAATTTGTATTTAAGGGTTTTAAACAATTCAAGACTTCAAGATTGTAAATTTTAGAGTTTGAATCCTAAAACTGTCTAATCAAAATTAAGTTGTCAAAGATATTGTCGGTTTTTAAGTAATTACCTATATTTGTAATATTTAAGGGGcgggatggtttgagacttaaaaaaaaaattttttttcaaaaattttttatatataatagaacattatctctggaatatcctgtgaaagtttcatgtcgatcggactaaagctcgctgagataccgattttctatcTACTTTATATCCATATactttgagaaaaacgcgtccaaagttttaaaagcaatttaaAACTTtggacgcgtttttctcaaaacaacttatTCAAATCGGTGCGTAACATagctcaaaaagtaatgctcggatctaaataaaatatttcacacATCTTTTACATAATAAATAcatgcggatgaacgaacgcatttattaaaaaaaat is a window of Drosophila ananassae strain 14024-0371.13 chromosome 4 unlocalized genomic scaffold, ASM1763931v2 tig00000061, whole genome shotgun sequence DNA encoding:
- the LOC116656358 gene encoding uncharacterized protein LOC116656358, with the translated sequence MTPKMPSLGLAIGSQVADSEWPSNLSKLPHISEGDFNNVLPNTITSTLRTLGVDPLVGLIDQLLTCRTVMSSLGTSSLRRTVSRGTPQAVKPILCKMKEDGCRIVAYADAILFTRKYLQTLCGLMNTKLRTLAQLEKQ